A part of Solenopsis invicta isolate M01_SB chromosome 2, UNIL_Sinv_3.0, whole genome shotgun sequence genomic DNA contains:
- the LOC105204411 gene encoding uncharacterized protein LOC105204411 — protein MKTTEFEEWYSQHVANDECDANHTGPSGNMEVGAVIEMFRCSEENYGAKISNYIEDGDSKTYGNLVQAKPYGENFTINKKECVGHVQKQIGKCLRDLVNTTEDVVVKTGKNASRTRRSKILGGKEKLIGKVIDNLSRYYGAAIRHNCDLVEKMKNAIWATYYHQQSTDDNFQHDMNGENSWCPYQKALATTGVENFQHNYTPLPEDVIQAIKPIYEDLSKDKLLERCLGGFTQNANESLNQLIWRIPPKKLSGSKQIVEFAAYVAACTFNEGAGVFLSFLSDMNVSLRPSAYEYARLEDSCRINRADIRAEQHSKEARIKRRLEKKRGQEHQSAGIVLYGAGIDDLV, from the exons ATGAAGACTACTGAATTTGAAGAGTGGTACTCACAACACGTTGCTAATGATGAATGTGATGCCAATCATACTGGACCATCAGGTAACATGGAAGTAGGCGCAGTAATCGAAATGTTTCGCTGCTCAGAAGAAAATTATGGAGCAAAAATTAGCAATTATATCGAAGACGGCGACAGCAAAACTTACGGCAATTTAGTGCAAGCAAAACCTTACGGTGAAAATTtcactataaataaaaaagaatgtgtAGGCCATGTACAGAAACAAATAGGAAAATGTTTACGTGATTTGGTAAATACGACTGAAGATGTAGTCGTGAAAACAGGAAAAAATGCAAGTAGAACGCGGCGAAGTAAAATACTTGGCGGCAAAGAAAAACTTATTGGAAAAGTAATCGATAATTTGAGTCGATACTACGGAGCAGCAATAAGGCATAATTGTGATTTGGTcgagaaaatgaaaaatgcGATCTGGGCCACATACTACCACCAACAGTCGACAGACGATAATTTTCAACACGATATGAACGGTGAGAATTCGTGGTGTCCTTATCAAAAAGCTCTGGCCACAACAGGAGTGGAGAATTTCCAGCACAATTACACTCCACTTCCAGAAGATGTCATCCAAGCTATAAAACCAATTTATGAAGATTTGAGCAAGGACAAACTTCTGGAAAGATGTCTTGGAGGTTTTACCCAAAATGCAAACGAAAGTTTGAACCAACTTATTTGGAGAATCCCACCAAAAAAATTATCTGGCAGCAAACAAATTGTTGAATTTGCAGCCTATGTAGCTGCATGCACTTTCAACGAAGGTGCTGGTGTTTTCCTCAGCTTTCTTTCTGATATGAACGTCAGCCTCAGGCCGAGCGCTTACGAATACGCAAGATTGGAGGACAGCTGTCGCATCAACAGGGCCGATATACGAGCTGAGCAGCACAGCAAAGAAGCCAGAATAAAGCGAAGactcgaaaaaaaaagaggccAAGAACATCAAAGTGCAGGAATTGTACTCTATGGAGCTGGAATCGATGATTTAGt ATAA